The Candidatus Polarisedimenticolia bacterium genome contains a region encoding:
- the pstC gene encoding phosphate ABC transporter permease subunit PstC: MPWVSPSSTSSREGKAFRWVTGAAAALVLLAVAGIAVTLTRDSWLSIQKFGLSFWRTTIWDPVAGQFGALPFLWGTLYSSLLALLLSTPIALGIAIFLSEISPHALKRPLVFLTELLAAIPSIVYGMWGIFVLVPAVRILEAHVPGWLRATPFFSGPPLGIGLLAASLVLSVMIIPFTASVAREILKAVPFHQREAAYALGATRWEAIRMTLYYGRTGILGAIMLGLGRALGETMAVTMVIGNNPQISLSLFAPQYTMAAVLANEFTEAADDLYLHALVEIGLVLFIVTVAINSLSRLLIWRVGGAGKRSASASAVLG; encoded by the coding sequence ATGCCTTGGGTTTCGCCGTCCTCGACGAGCTCGCGGGAAGGAAAGGCGTTCCGATGGGTGACCGGAGCGGCGGCGGCTCTCGTTCTCCTCGCCGTGGCCGGGATCGCCGTGACCCTGACGCGCGACTCGTGGCTTTCGATCCAGAAGTTTGGCTTGAGCTTCTGGAGGACTACGATCTGGGATCCGGTCGCCGGACAATTCGGCGCCCTTCCCTTCCTCTGGGGAACGCTCTACTCGTCGCTGCTGGCGCTGCTCCTGTCGACGCCGATCGCGCTGGGCATCGCGATCTTCCTGTCCGAGATCTCGCCGCACGCCCTGAAGCGGCCGCTGGTGTTCCTCACCGAGCTGCTGGCCGCCATCCCCTCCATCGTCTACGGCATGTGGGGGATCTTCGTCCTCGTCCCTGCGGTACGAATCCTGGAGGCGCACGTCCCGGGATGGCTGCGGGCGACGCCGTTCTTCAGCGGCCCTCCTTTGGGGATCGGGCTTCTGGCGGCGTCCCTGGTCCTGTCGGTGATGATCATTCCGTTCACGGCGAGCGTTGCGCGGGAGATCCTCAAGGCGGTGCCGTTCCATCAGAGGGAGGCGGCTTACGCGCTCGGCGCCACGCGCTGGGAGGCGATCCGAATGACCCTCTATTACGGGCGGACCGGAATCCTGGGAGCGATCATGCTGGGCCTGGGAAGAGCCCTGGGGGAGACGATGGCCGTGACGATGGTGATCGGGAACAATCCTCAGATCTCTCTTTCGCTGTTCGCTCCCCAGTACACGATGGCCGCCGTCCTGGCCAACGAATTCACCGAAGCGGCGGATGATCTCTATCTCCACGCACTCGTGGAGATCGGCCTCGTCCTGTTCATCGTCACGGTGGCCATCAATTCCCTGTCCCGGCTCTTGATCTGGCGCGTGGGCGGCGCCGGAAAGCGCTCGGCCAGCGCTTCGGCGGTTCTCGGATGA